In the Deltaproteobacteria bacterium genome, one interval contains:
- a CDS encoding GIY-YIG nuclease family protein: VYYEAHGCAETAIVREKQLKKWRRVWKIELIEAQNPDWRDLYDEIV; the protein is encoded by the coding sequence GGTCTACTACGAAGCGCACGGCTGCGCAGAGACCGCAATCGTGCGGGAGAAGCAGCTGAAGAAGTGGCGCCGCGTCTGGAAGATCGAGCTGATCGAAGCTCAGAACCCGGACTGGCGAGACCTCTATGACGAGATCGTGTAG